A window of the Eubalaena glacialis isolate mEubGla1 chromosome 9, mEubGla1.1.hap2.+ XY, whole genome shotgun sequence genome harbors these coding sequences:
- the CEL gene encoding bile salt-activated lipase translates to MGRWEPVVLGLACWLAVASAAKLGAVYTEGGFVEGVNKKLGLLGNYVDIFKGIPYAAAPKPLENPQRHPGWQGTLKAENFKKRCLQATITQDSTYGQEDCLYLNIWVPQGKKEVSRNLPVMIWIYGGAFLMGSSHGANFLSNYLYDGKEIATRGNVIVVTFNYRVGPLGFLSTGDSNLPGNYGLRDQHMAIAWVKRNIAAFGGDPDNITVFGESAGGASASLQTLSPYNKGLIKRAISQSGVALCPWAIQKNPLFWAKRIAEKVGCPLNDTGRMARCLKVTDPRALTLAYKMPLAGMQYPMLHYLGFLPVIDGDFIPSDPVNLYANAADIDYIAGTNDMDGHIFASVEMPAIDKDKQAITEEDFYKLVSGLTITKGPRGANATFDIYTKPWAQDSSQETKKKTVVHFETDVLFLMPTESAVTQHKTKAKSAKTYTYLFSHPSRMPFYPSWVGADHADDLQYVFGKPFATPLGYRSQDRTVSKAMIAYWTNFARTGDPNMGHSAVPTHWYPYTLENGNYLEINKKMDGSSMKQHLRNNYLQYWTVTYRALPTETGEGATPAPPAGDSEATPAPPAPTVGDSEATPAPPAPTVGDSEATPTPPAGDSEVAQMPIVIGF, encoded by the exons ATGGGGCGCTGGGAGCCGGTGGTCTTGGGCCTCGCCTGCTGGCTGGCTGTAGCGAGTGCGGCGAAG CTGGGCGCCGTGTACACAGAGGGCGGCTTCGTGGAAGGCGTCAACAAGAAGCTGGGCCTCCTTGGCAACTATGTCGACATCTTCAAGGGCATCCCCTATGCCGCCGCCCCCAAGCCCCTGGAGAACCCCCAGCGACACCCCGGCTGGCAAG GAACCCTGAAGGCCGAGAACTTCAAGAAGCGATGCCtgcaggccaccatcacccaggaCAGCACCTACGGGCAAGAGGACTGCCTCTACCTCAACATCTGGGTCCCCCAGGGCAAGAAGGAAG TCTCCCGCAACCTGCCCGTCATGATCTGGATCTACGGAGGTGCCTTCCTCATGGGGTCCAGCCACGGGGCCAACTTTCTCAGCAACTACCTGTACGACGGGAAGGAGATCGCCACTCGGGGCAACGTCATCGTGGTCACTTTCAACTATCGCGTCGGCCCCCTGGGCTTCCTCAGCACCGGGGACTCCAACCTGCCAG GTAACTATGGCCTTCGAGATCAGCACATGGCCATCGCTTGGGTGAAGAGGAACATTGCAGCCTTTGGGGGAGACCCTGACAACATCACCGTCTTTGGGGAATCAGCTGGAGGTGCCAGCGCCTCTCTGCAG ACCCTCTCTCCCTACAACAAGGGCCTCATCAAGCGAGCCATCAGCCAGAGTGGCGTGGCACTGTGCCCCTGGGCCATCCAGAAGAACCCCCTCTTCTGGGCCAAAAGG atCGCAGAGAAGGTGGGCTGCCCCTTGAACGATACTGGCAGGATGGCCAGGTGTCTGAAGGTCACCGACCCCCGTGCCCTGACATTGGCCTATAAGATGCCCCTGGCAGGCATGCAGT accccatGCTGCACTATCTGGGCTTCCTCCCTGTCATCGATGGAGACTTCATCCCCAGTGACCCCGTCAACCTGTACGCCAATGCTGCCGACATCGACTACATAGCAGGCACCAACGACATGGACGGCCACATCTTTGCCAGCGTCGAGATGCCAGCCATCGACAAGGACAAACAGGCCATCACAGA GGAGGACTTCTACAAGCTGGTCAGCGGGCTCACCATCACCAAGGGGCCCAGAGGTGCCAACGCCACCTTTGACATCTACACCAAGCCCTGGGCCCAAGACTCGTCCCAGGAGACCAAGAAGAAGACCGTGGTGCACTTTGAGACCGACGTCCTCTTCCTGATGCCCACGGAGAGCGCCGTGACCCAGCACAAGACCAAGGCCAA GAGCGCCAAGACCTACACCTACCTATTCTCCCACCCGTCTCGGATGCCCTTCTACCCCAGCTGGGTGGGGGCTGACCATGCAGACGACCTCCAGTACGTCTTCGGGAAGCCCTTCGCCACCCCGCTGGGCTACCGGTCCCAAGACAGGACTGTCTCCAAGGCCATGATCGCCTACTGGACCAACTTTGCCAGAACTGG GGACCCTAACATGGGCCACTCGGCTGTGCCCACGCACTGGTATCCCTACACCCTGGAAAACGGCAACTACCTGGAAATCAATAAGAAGATGGATGGCAGCTCCATGAAGCAGCACCTAAGGAACAATTACCTGCAGTACTGGACCGTGACCTATCGGGCACTGCCCACGGAGACCGGCGAGGGGGCCACCCCTGCGCCCCCAGCGGGCGACTCTGAGGCCAcccccgcgccccccgcgccCACCGTGGGCGACTCTGAGGCCAcccccgcgccccccgcgccCACCGTGGGCGACTCTGAGGCCACCCCCACGCCCCCCGCGGGCGACTCTGAGGTGGCTCAGATGCCCATAGTCATCGGCTTCTAA